The Apium graveolens cultivar Ventura chromosome 11, ASM990537v1, whole genome shotgun sequence genome has a window encoding:
- the LOC141697276 gene encoding telomerase reverse transcriptase isoform X1, producing MSRKKRRVPPVLWRRYGNKASPLSHTISTLFNINPQAAAAPHDYRYLLNHCYVVVSDNAPSPPSPPHHSRWPQSQIVWRTIEIILRTTSSLPNVLCYSYDKLNHSSPTISLLTSPSWTLLSHRLGDSLMSYLLTWTSIFLPLPRNRYHQVSGFPITQLVFKFPMIKLHPQGFSKKRKRIDIDQTLMTPNIDSLDADAFSSSFMCFGCSRQKFFTPTCWPHTEYRMRTSLHGGETEDTVNYTNNGGLSNGECPPRASFSIPSKRKHSKASRWQRKKKRRLLSSEEAYSACPEVNSLSNKDNRGKRSRQYRWQRCKVSSQEACKLSHCTKLNTNDNLLTDHSKVLCSCCSVFQSMQKVSRTQINRQSIFYKLGSASGFPRKYILNSLKPNISDANILFKDIFGVSDANIISQSMRCLHSNRSCITGSKCLYHSLLKDLKGLIRKAHLCQHGRLMEKHCAVPSFDQYSCEDNCSKVVGHPSMINELAEVEAGVNLVEGCLPEKSICVDANSAKKDSGGTSVHFVPSKSYCTKEQVTSFIWAVCRSIVPVNLLGTPKAQRTLRRNIYNLINLRRFENFSHKQGMQKLKASNFPILSNPHALCYFSRDIQGQKINTKGCNTPDDGTFILQQKILQSWVFWFFSSFVLPLVRSNFYVTESQHGKQDIFYYSHSVWKKIVNRNIACLVRLEDQRYTLLNNAEVLKIIWNRSFGFSKVRFLPKSTGVRPLANLKASSRICISLPPKKPVFKNFTSVNGVLHDLHAVLKAIHLKRPKILGYSVFDYNDVYRKLCSFLSVLKRGLGIIPQLFVVVADVSKAYESVNQDKLHSVMEEIFSSDKYLLEKIHRVVCTKKSLKVSEHTISGHQDMSARITTCMSDVAGPSNCVIVDKEWRKYAKKEELLSTLYEHVEQNVLQIDSRFYLQRVGIPQGSMLSPLLCSLYYGHMENNILDPYIRKIFESEKEFLSAESDASSAVSGEDASSGYPRYMILRYIDDFFFVSTSKKLASEFFSRLNRGFFEYNCTMNEEKFGLNFDVGHMLKTQRFYVHEDGASYVCWSGLLINCCTLEVQADYTRYLSSHLSSTLTVRREGKPGHNLKAKLFDYLRPKCHPIFYDSNINSAEIIRLNIYQAFVICAMKFHCYMADISGICNLEPRSCLKTICSALRYMNILIRKRMKSVHLDCNLHPVLKLKNGEVKWLGLTAFVKVLKRKELRHKELLSLLKNQLQISDWPDNVSSAMKYAVDDSHSKLIWKIRY from the exons ATGAGTCGGAAAAAGAGGAGGGTACCTCCTGTTCTATGGAGGAGATACGGCAACAAAGCTTCTCCTCTTTCTCATACCATCTCCACTCTCTTTAATATTAATCCCCAGGCTGCTGCTGCTCCCCATGACTATCGCTACCTTCTCAACCACTGCTACGTCGTCGTTTCCGACAATGCCCCCTCTCCTCCTTCTCCGCCCCACCATTCTCGCTGGCCTCAATCTCAG ATTGTTTGGAGGACTATCGAAATCATTTTACGCACCACATCTTCTCTTCCTAATGTTTTATGCTATTCCTATGACAAG CTTAACCATTCAAGTCCAACCATTTCCTTATTAACATCTCCCTCATGGACTCTTCTCTCTCATCGA CTTGGTGATTCTCTCATGTCATATTTGCTCACCTGGACTTCTATCTTCTTGCCTCTTCCTCGTAACAGATACCATCAAGTTTCTGGTTTTCCTATCACTCAATTAGTCTTTAAGTTCCCTATGATTAAGCTACACCCCCAAG GTTTCTCGAAAAAAAGGAAGAGGATTGATATTGATCAAACATTGATGACACCCAATATTGATTCTTTGGATGCTGATGCTTTCTCAAGCTCTTTTATGTGTTTTGGATGTTCTCGTCAAAAATTTTTTACTCCAACCTGCTGGCCTCACACTGAATATCGCATGAGGACAAGTTTACATGGAGGTGAAACTGAAGACACTGTGAATTACACAAATAATGGAGGGTTGTCCAATGGTGAATGTCCACCAAGAGCATCCTTCAGTATCCCAAGTAAGAGGAAGCATTCAAAGGCATCTAGGTGGCAGCGCAAAAAAAAACGCAGGCTCTTGTCTTCGGAAGAGGCCTATAGTGCATGCCCAGAAGTCAACTCTTTAAGCAACAAAGATAATCGTGGGAAGCGTTCAAGGCAATACAGGTGGCAGCGCTGTAAAGTGTCCTCTCAAGAAGCATGTAAACTGTCTCACTGTACCAAACTGAATACGAACGATAATTTGCTCACAGATCATAGTAAG GTTCTGTGCTCTTGTTGTTCAGTCTTCCAGAGCATGCAAAAAGTCAGTAGAACTCAGATTAACAGGCAGTCAATATTCTATAAGTTGGGAAGTGCATCAGGTTTTCCAAGAAAGT ATATATTGAATTCTCTGAAACCCAATATATCTGATGCAAATATTCTATTTAAGGATATTTTTGGAGTCTCTGATGCGAATATCATTTCTCAGTCAATGCGATGCTTGCACAGCAACCGTAGTTGTATCACTGGATCTAAATGTTT GTATCACTCACTTCTTAAGGATCTAAAAGGTCTTATACGCAAGGCACACTTGTGCCAACATGGAAGGTTAATGGAAAAGCATTGTGCTGTACCATCTTTTGATCAATATTCTTGCGAAGACAACTGTTCCAAAGTTGTG GGTCATCCATCTATGATAAATGAACTTGCTGAAGTAGAAGCTGGTGTGAATTTGGTAGAGGGTTGTTTACCTGAAAAATCTATTTGTGTTGATGCTAATTCAGCCAAGAAAGATTCTGGAGGGACTTCTGTTCATTTTGTTCCAAGCAAGTCATATTGCACGAAAGAGCAAGTGACATCATTTATATGGGCTGTTTGCCGAAGTATTGTTCCTGTAAATTTGCTTGGAACTCCCAAGGCTCAGAGAACTTTACGAAGGAACATTTACAATCTTATCAACCTACGAAGATTCGAGAACTTTTCTCATAAACAAGGTATGCAGAAGTTAAAAGCATCAAATTTTCCAATCCTGTCAAATCCACATGCTTTATGCTACTTCAGTAGAGACATACAAGGGCAGAAGATAAATACCAAGGGATGCAATACCCCTGATGATGGTACTTTCATTTTACAGCAGAAAATTTTACAGAGCTGGGTCTTCTGGTTCTTTTCTAGTTTTGTATTACCATTAGTGCGTTCCAACTTCTATGTAACTGAAAGCCAGCATGGGAAACAAGATATATTTTACTATTCACATTCAGTCTGGAAAAAGATAGTGAACAGGAACATAGCATGTCTGGTCCGTCTGGAAGATCAGAGATATACGCTATTAAATAATGCAGAAGTTCTCAAAATTATTTGGAATAGATCATTTGGCTTTTCAAAAGTCAGATTTCTGCCGAAATCTACTGGTGTAAGGCCATTGGCAAATCTAAAAGCGTCATCGAGAATCTGTATATCTTTACCTCCGAAGAAACCAGTGTTTAAGAATTTTACTTCTGTAAATGGTGTTCTTCATGATTTGCATGCCGTCTTGAAAGCTATACATCTGAAGAGGCCAAAAATATTGGGATACTCGGTATTTGATTATAATGATGTATACAGAAAACTATGCTCTTTCTTGTCAGTTCTGAAGCGTGGCTTGGGCATCATACCTCAGTTATTTGTTGTTGTTGCTGATGTATCTAAAGCGTATGAATCTGTAAATCAAGATAAGTTACATAGTGTGATGGAAGAAATATTCTCAAGTGATAAATATCTTCTGGAAAAAATTCATCGAGTAGTGTGTACAAAAAAATCTTTGAAGGTCAGTGAGCACACTATTTCAGGACATCAAGATATGAGCGCTAGAATTACGACATGCATGTCTGATGTTGCTGGTCCTTCAAACTGTGTCATTGTTGATAAG GAGTGGAGAAAATATGCTAAAAAGGAGGAGCTTCTTTCAACTCTATACGAGCATGTAGAGCAGAATGTATTGCAAATAGACAGTAGGTTCTATTTGCAACGTGTTGGCATTCCTCAAGGAAGTATGTTGTCCCCTCTGCTCTGCTCATTATATTATGGACACATGGAAAACAATATACTCGATCCATATATTAGGAAGATTTTTGAATCTGAAAAAGAATTTTTGTCAGCGGAGTCTGATGCTTCTAGTGCTGTCAGTGGGGAGGATGCCTCATCAGGATACCCTAGATATATGATACTTAGATATATTGATGACTTTTTCTTTGTATCAACTTCAAAAAAGCTAGCTTCAGAATTTTTTTCGAGGTTGAACAGAGGATTTTTTGAATATAATTGTACTATGAATGAGGAAAAATTTGGATTGAACTTTGATGTTGGACATATGTTAAAAACTCAAAGATTTTATGTACATGAAGATGGTGCTTCATATGTTTGTTGGAGTGGTTTGCTGATCAATTGCTGCACTTTAGAAGTTCAAGCAGACTATACAAG GTATTTGAGTTCCCATTTGAGTTCAACTCTTACTGTGCGTCGGGAGGGCAAGCCAGGTCATAATTTGAAAGCAAAGTTGTTTGATTATCTGCGACCAAAATGTCATCCTATATTTTATGACTCCAATATCAATTCAGCAGAAATAATCAGATTAAACATATATCAAGCTTTTGTGATCTGTGCGATGAAGTTCCACTGCTATATGGCCGATATATCTGGCATCTGTAATTTGGAACCAAGATCATGCTTAAAGACCATTTGCAGTGCTTTAAG GTATATGAACATTCTCATTCGAAAAAGAATGAAATCTGTGCATCTTGATTGCAACTTGCATCCAGTTCTAAAACTAAAGAACGGTGAGGTTAAGTGGCTTGGATTGACTGCATTTGTCAAAGTTCTTAAGCGGAAGGAACTGCGCCATAAAGAGTTGTTATCTTTGTTGAAGAATCAATTGCAAATATCTGATTGGCCAGATAATGTATCGTCTGCAATGAAGTACGCAGTTGATGATTCGCATTCTAAATTGATTTGGAAAATCAGGTATTAG
- the LOC141697276 gene encoding telomerase reverse transcriptase isoform X3, with product MSRKKRRVPPVLWRRYGNKASPLSHTISTLFNINPQAAAAPHDYRYLLNHCYVVVSDNAPSPPSPPHHSRWPQSQIVWRTIEIILRTTSSLPNVLCYSYDKLNHSSPTISLLTSPSWTLLSHRLGDSLMSYLLTWTSIFLPLPRNRYHQVSGFPITQLVFKFPMIKLHPQGFSKKRKRIDIDQTLMTPNIDSLDADAFSSSFMCFGCSRQKFFTPTCWPHTEYRMRTSLHGGETEDTVNYTNNGGLSNGECPPRASFSIPSKRKHSKASRWQRKKKRRLLSSEEAYSACPEVNSLSNKDNRGKRSRQYRWQRCKVSSQEACKLSHCTKLNTNDNLLTDHSKVLCSCCSVFQSMQKVSRTQINRQSIFYKLGSASGFPRKYILNSLKPNISDANILFKDIFGVSDANIISQSMRCLHSNRSCITGSKCLYHSLLKDLKGLIRKAHLCQHGRLMEKHCAVPSFDQYSCEDNCSKVVGHPSMINELAEVEAGVNLVEGCLPEKSICVDANSAKKDSGGTSVHFVPSKSYCTKEQVTSFIWAVCRSIVPVNLLGTPKAQRTLRRNIYNLINLRRFENFSHKQGMQKLKASNFPILSNPHALCYFSRDIQGQKINTKGCNTPDDGTFILQQKILQSWVFWFFSSFVLPLVRSNFYVTESQHGKQDIFYYSHSVWKKIVNRNIACLVRLEDQRYTLLNNAEVLKIIWNRSFGFSKVRFLPKSTGVRPLANLKASSRICISLPPKKPVFKNFTSVNGVLHDLHAVLKAIHLKRPKILGYSVFDYNDVYRKLCSFLSVLKRGLGIIPQLFVVVADVSKAYESVNQDKLHSVMEEIFSSDKYLLEKIHRVVCTKKSLKVSEHTISGHQDMSARITTCMSDVAGPSNCVIVDKEWRKYAKKEELLSTLYEHVEQNVLQIDSRFYLQRVGIPQGSMLSPLLCSLYYGHMENNILDPYIRKIFESEKEFLSAESDASSAVSGEDASSGYPRYMILRYIDDFFFVSTSKKLASEFFSRLNRGFFEYNCTMNEEKFGLNFDVGHMLKTQRFYVHEDGASYVCWSGLLINCCTLEVQADYTRYLSSHLSSTLTVRREGKPEIIRLNIYQAFVICAMKFHCYMADISGICNLEPRSCLKTICSALRYMNILIRKRMKSVHLDCNLHPVLKLKNGEVKWLGLTAFVKVLKRKELRHKELLSLLKNQLQISDWPDNVSSAMKYAVDDSHSKLIWKIRY from the exons ATGAGTCGGAAAAAGAGGAGGGTACCTCCTGTTCTATGGAGGAGATACGGCAACAAAGCTTCTCCTCTTTCTCATACCATCTCCACTCTCTTTAATATTAATCCCCAGGCTGCTGCTGCTCCCCATGACTATCGCTACCTTCTCAACCACTGCTACGTCGTCGTTTCCGACAATGCCCCCTCTCCTCCTTCTCCGCCCCACCATTCTCGCTGGCCTCAATCTCAG ATTGTTTGGAGGACTATCGAAATCATTTTACGCACCACATCTTCTCTTCCTAATGTTTTATGCTATTCCTATGACAAG CTTAACCATTCAAGTCCAACCATTTCCTTATTAACATCTCCCTCATGGACTCTTCTCTCTCATCGA CTTGGTGATTCTCTCATGTCATATTTGCTCACCTGGACTTCTATCTTCTTGCCTCTTCCTCGTAACAGATACCATCAAGTTTCTGGTTTTCCTATCACTCAATTAGTCTTTAAGTTCCCTATGATTAAGCTACACCCCCAAG GTTTCTCGAAAAAAAGGAAGAGGATTGATATTGATCAAACATTGATGACACCCAATATTGATTCTTTGGATGCTGATGCTTTCTCAAGCTCTTTTATGTGTTTTGGATGTTCTCGTCAAAAATTTTTTACTCCAACCTGCTGGCCTCACACTGAATATCGCATGAGGACAAGTTTACATGGAGGTGAAACTGAAGACACTGTGAATTACACAAATAATGGAGGGTTGTCCAATGGTGAATGTCCACCAAGAGCATCCTTCAGTATCCCAAGTAAGAGGAAGCATTCAAAGGCATCTAGGTGGCAGCGCAAAAAAAAACGCAGGCTCTTGTCTTCGGAAGAGGCCTATAGTGCATGCCCAGAAGTCAACTCTTTAAGCAACAAAGATAATCGTGGGAAGCGTTCAAGGCAATACAGGTGGCAGCGCTGTAAAGTGTCCTCTCAAGAAGCATGTAAACTGTCTCACTGTACCAAACTGAATACGAACGATAATTTGCTCACAGATCATAGTAAG GTTCTGTGCTCTTGTTGTTCAGTCTTCCAGAGCATGCAAAAAGTCAGTAGAACTCAGATTAACAGGCAGTCAATATTCTATAAGTTGGGAAGTGCATCAGGTTTTCCAAGAAAGT ATATATTGAATTCTCTGAAACCCAATATATCTGATGCAAATATTCTATTTAAGGATATTTTTGGAGTCTCTGATGCGAATATCATTTCTCAGTCAATGCGATGCTTGCACAGCAACCGTAGTTGTATCACTGGATCTAAATGTTT GTATCACTCACTTCTTAAGGATCTAAAAGGTCTTATACGCAAGGCACACTTGTGCCAACATGGAAGGTTAATGGAAAAGCATTGTGCTGTACCATCTTTTGATCAATATTCTTGCGAAGACAACTGTTCCAAAGTTGTG GGTCATCCATCTATGATAAATGAACTTGCTGAAGTAGAAGCTGGTGTGAATTTGGTAGAGGGTTGTTTACCTGAAAAATCTATTTGTGTTGATGCTAATTCAGCCAAGAAAGATTCTGGAGGGACTTCTGTTCATTTTGTTCCAAGCAAGTCATATTGCACGAAAGAGCAAGTGACATCATTTATATGGGCTGTTTGCCGAAGTATTGTTCCTGTAAATTTGCTTGGAACTCCCAAGGCTCAGAGAACTTTACGAAGGAACATTTACAATCTTATCAACCTACGAAGATTCGAGAACTTTTCTCATAAACAAGGTATGCAGAAGTTAAAAGCATCAAATTTTCCAATCCTGTCAAATCCACATGCTTTATGCTACTTCAGTAGAGACATACAAGGGCAGAAGATAAATACCAAGGGATGCAATACCCCTGATGATGGTACTTTCATTTTACAGCAGAAAATTTTACAGAGCTGGGTCTTCTGGTTCTTTTCTAGTTTTGTATTACCATTAGTGCGTTCCAACTTCTATGTAACTGAAAGCCAGCATGGGAAACAAGATATATTTTACTATTCACATTCAGTCTGGAAAAAGATAGTGAACAGGAACATAGCATGTCTGGTCCGTCTGGAAGATCAGAGATATACGCTATTAAATAATGCAGAAGTTCTCAAAATTATTTGGAATAGATCATTTGGCTTTTCAAAAGTCAGATTTCTGCCGAAATCTACTGGTGTAAGGCCATTGGCAAATCTAAAAGCGTCATCGAGAATCTGTATATCTTTACCTCCGAAGAAACCAGTGTTTAAGAATTTTACTTCTGTAAATGGTGTTCTTCATGATTTGCATGCCGTCTTGAAAGCTATACATCTGAAGAGGCCAAAAATATTGGGATACTCGGTATTTGATTATAATGATGTATACAGAAAACTATGCTCTTTCTTGTCAGTTCTGAAGCGTGGCTTGGGCATCATACCTCAGTTATTTGTTGTTGTTGCTGATGTATCTAAAGCGTATGAATCTGTAAATCAAGATAAGTTACATAGTGTGATGGAAGAAATATTCTCAAGTGATAAATATCTTCTGGAAAAAATTCATCGAGTAGTGTGTACAAAAAAATCTTTGAAGGTCAGTGAGCACACTATTTCAGGACATCAAGATATGAGCGCTAGAATTACGACATGCATGTCTGATGTTGCTGGTCCTTCAAACTGTGTCATTGTTGATAAG GAGTGGAGAAAATATGCTAAAAAGGAGGAGCTTCTTTCAACTCTATACGAGCATGTAGAGCAGAATGTATTGCAAATAGACAGTAGGTTCTATTTGCAACGTGTTGGCATTCCTCAAGGAAGTATGTTGTCCCCTCTGCTCTGCTCATTATATTATGGACACATGGAAAACAATATACTCGATCCATATATTAGGAAGATTTTTGAATCTGAAAAAGAATTTTTGTCAGCGGAGTCTGATGCTTCTAGTGCTGTCAGTGGGGAGGATGCCTCATCAGGATACCCTAGATATATGATACTTAGATATATTGATGACTTTTTCTTTGTATCAACTTCAAAAAAGCTAGCTTCAGAATTTTTTTCGAGGTTGAACAGAGGATTTTTTGAATATAATTGTACTATGAATGAGGAAAAATTTGGATTGAACTTTGATGTTGGACATATGTTAAAAACTCAAAGATTTTATGTACATGAAGATGGTGCTTCATATGTTTGTTGGAGTGGTTTGCTGATCAATTGCTGCACTTTAGAAGTTCAAGCAGACTATACAAG GTATTTGAGTTCCCATTTGAGTTCAACTCTTACTGTGCGTCGGGAGGGCAAGCCAG AAATAATCAGATTAAACATATATCAAGCTTTTGTGATCTGTGCGATGAAGTTCCACTGCTATATGGCCGATATATCTGGCATCTGTAATTTGGAACCAAGATCATGCTTAAAGACCATTTGCAGTGCTTTAAG GTATATGAACATTCTCATTCGAAAAAGAATGAAATCTGTGCATCTTGATTGCAACTTGCATCCAGTTCTAAAACTAAAGAACGGTGAGGTTAAGTGGCTTGGATTGACTGCATTTGTCAAAGTTCTTAAGCGGAAGGAACTGCGCCATAAAGAGTTGTTATCTTTGTTGAAGAATCAATTGCAAATATCTGATTGGCCAGATAATGTATCGTCTGCAATGAAGTACGCAGTTGATGATTCGCATTCTAAATTGATTTGGAAAATCAGGTATTAG
- the LOC141697276 gene encoding telomerase reverse transcriptase isoform X4: MSRKKRRVPPVLWRRYGNKASPLSHTISTLFNINPQAAAAPHDYRYLLNHCYVVVSDNAPSPPSPPHHSRWPQSQIVWRTIEIILRTTSSLPNVLCYSYDKLNHSSPTISLLTSPSWTLLSHRLGDSLMSYLLTWTSIFLPLPRNRYHQVSGFPITQLVFKFPMIKLHPQGFSKKRKRIDIDQTLMTPNIDSLDADAFSSSFMCFGCSRQKFFTPTCWPHTEYRMRTSLHGGETEDTVNYTNNGGLSNGECPPRASFSIPSKRKHSKASRWQRKKKRRLLSSEEAYSACPEVNSLSNKDNRGKRSRQYRWQRCKVSSQEACKLSHCTKLNTNDNLLTDHSKVLCSCCSVFQSMQKVSRTQINRQSIFYKLGSASGFPRKYILNSLKPNISDANILFKDIFGVSDANIISQSMRCLHSNRSCITGSKCLYHSLLKDLKGLIRKAHLCQHGRLMEKHCAVPSFDQYSCEDNCSKVVGHPSMINELAEVEAGVNLVEGCLPEKSICVDANSAKKDSGGTSVHFVPSKSYCTKEQVTSFIWAVCRSIVPVNLLGTPKAQRTLRRNIYNLINLRRFENFSHKQGMQKLKASNFPILSNPHALCYFSRDIQGQKINTKGCNTPDDGTFILQQKILQSWVFWFFSSFVLPLVRSNFYVTESQHGKQDIFYYSHSVWKKIVNRNIACLVRLEDQRYTLLNNAEVLKIIWNRSFGFSKVRFLPKSTGVRPLANLKASSRICISLPPKKPVFKNFTSVNGVLHDLHAVLKAIHLKRPKILGYSVFDYNDVYRKLCSFLSVLKRGLGIIPQLFVVVADVSKAYESVNQDKLHSVMEEIFSSDKYLLEKIHRVVCTKKSLKVSEHTISGHQDMSARITTCMSDVAGPSNCVIVDKEWRKYAKKEELLSTLYEHVEQNVLQIDSRFYLQRVGIPQGSMLSPLLCSLYYGHMENNILDPYIRKIFESEKEFLSAESDASSAVSGEDASSGYPRYMILRYIDDFFFVSTSKKLASEFFSRLNRGFFEYNCTMNEEKFGLNFDVGHMLKTQRFYVHEDGASYVCWSGLLINCCTLEVQADYTRYMNILIRKRMKSVHLDCNLHPVLKLKNGEVKWLGLTAFVKVLKRKELRHKELLSLLKNQLQISDWPDNVSSAMKYAVDDSHSKLIWKIRY; this comes from the exons ATGAGTCGGAAAAAGAGGAGGGTACCTCCTGTTCTATGGAGGAGATACGGCAACAAAGCTTCTCCTCTTTCTCATACCATCTCCACTCTCTTTAATATTAATCCCCAGGCTGCTGCTGCTCCCCATGACTATCGCTACCTTCTCAACCACTGCTACGTCGTCGTTTCCGACAATGCCCCCTCTCCTCCTTCTCCGCCCCACCATTCTCGCTGGCCTCAATCTCAG ATTGTTTGGAGGACTATCGAAATCATTTTACGCACCACATCTTCTCTTCCTAATGTTTTATGCTATTCCTATGACAAG CTTAACCATTCAAGTCCAACCATTTCCTTATTAACATCTCCCTCATGGACTCTTCTCTCTCATCGA CTTGGTGATTCTCTCATGTCATATTTGCTCACCTGGACTTCTATCTTCTTGCCTCTTCCTCGTAACAGATACCATCAAGTTTCTGGTTTTCCTATCACTCAATTAGTCTTTAAGTTCCCTATGATTAAGCTACACCCCCAAG GTTTCTCGAAAAAAAGGAAGAGGATTGATATTGATCAAACATTGATGACACCCAATATTGATTCTTTGGATGCTGATGCTTTCTCAAGCTCTTTTATGTGTTTTGGATGTTCTCGTCAAAAATTTTTTACTCCAACCTGCTGGCCTCACACTGAATATCGCATGAGGACAAGTTTACATGGAGGTGAAACTGAAGACACTGTGAATTACACAAATAATGGAGGGTTGTCCAATGGTGAATGTCCACCAAGAGCATCCTTCAGTATCCCAAGTAAGAGGAAGCATTCAAAGGCATCTAGGTGGCAGCGCAAAAAAAAACGCAGGCTCTTGTCTTCGGAAGAGGCCTATAGTGCATGCCCAGAAGTCAACTCTTTAAGCAACAAAGATAATCGTGGGAAGCGTTCAAGGCAATACAGGTGGCAGCGCTGTAAAGTGTCCTCTCAAGAAGCATGTAAACTGTCTCACTGTACCAAACTGAATACGAACGATAATTTGCTCACAGATCATAGTAAG GTTCTGTGCTCTTGTTGTTCAGTCTTCCAGAGCATGCAAAAAGTCAGTAGAACTCAGATTAACAGGCAGTCAATATTCTATAAGTTGGGAAGTGCATCAGGTTTTCCAAGAAAGT ATATATTGAATTCTCTGAAACCCAATATATCTGATGCAAATATTCTATTTAAGGATATTTTTGGAGTCTCTGATGCGAATATCATTTCTCAGTCAATGCGATGCTTGCACAGCAACCGTAGTTGTATCACTGGATCTAAATGTTT GTATCACTCACTTCTTAAGGATCTAAAAGGTCTTATACGCAAGGCACACTTGTGCCAACATGGAAGGTTAATGGAAAAGCATTGTGCTGTACCATCTTTTGATCAATATTCTTGCGAAGACAACTGTTCCAAAGTTGTG GGTCATCCATCTATGATAAATGAACTTGCTGAAGTAGAAGCTGGTGTGAATTTGGTAGAGGGTTGTTTACCTGAAAAATCTATTTGTGTTGATGCTAATTCAGCCAAGAAAGATTCTGGAGGGACTTCTGTTCATTTTGTTCCAAGCAAGTCATATTGCACGAAAGAGCAAGTGACATCATTTATATGGGCTGTTTGCCGAAGTATTGTTCCTGTAAATTTGCTTGGAACTCCCAAGGCTCAGAGAACTTTACGAAGGAACATTTACAATCTTATCAACCTACGAAGATTCGAGAACTTTTCTCATAAACAAGGTATGCAGAAGTTAAAAGCATCAAATTTTCCAATCCTGTCAAATCCACATGCTTTATGCTACTTCAGTAGAGACATACAAGGGCAGAAGATAAATACCAAGGGATGCAATACCCCTGATGATGGTACTTTCATTTTACAGCAGAAAATTTTACAGAGCTGGGTCTTCTGGTTCTTTTCTAGTTTTGTATTACCATTAGTGCGTTCCAACTTCTATGTAACTGAAAGCCAGCATGGGAAACAAGATATATTTTACTATTCACATTCAGTCTGGAAAAAGATAGTGAACAGGAACATAGCATGTCTGGTCCGTCTGGAAGATCAGAGATATACGCTATTAAATAATGCAGAAGTTCTCAAAATTATTTGGAATAGATCATTTGGCTTTTCAAAAGTCAGATTTCTGCCGAAATCTACTGGTGTAAGGCCATTGGCAAATCTAAAAGCGTCATCGAGAATCTGTATATCTTTACCTCCGAAGAAACCAGTGTTTAAGAATTTTACTTCTGTAAATGGTGTTCTTCATGATTTGCATGCCGTCTTGAAAGCTATACATCTGAAGAGGCCAAAAATATTGGGATACTCGGTATTTGATTATAATGATGTATACAGAAAACTATGCTCTTTCTTGTCAGTTCTGAAGCGTGGCTTGGGCATCATACCTCAGTTATTTGTTGTTGTTGCTGATGTATCTAAAGCGTATGAATCTGTAAATCAAGATAAGTTACATAGTGTGATGGAAGAAATATTCTCAAGTGATAAATATCTTCTGGAAAAAATTCATCGAGTAGTGTGTACAAAAAAATCTTTGAAGGTCAGTGAGCACACTATTTCAGGACATCAAGATATGAGCGCTAGAATTACGACATGCATGTCTGATGTTGCTGGTCCTTCAAACTGTGTCATTGTTGATAAG GAGTGGAGAAAATATGCTAAAAAGGAGGAGCTTCTTTCAACTCTATACGAGCATGTAGAGCAGAATGTATTGCAAATAGACAGTAGGTTCTATTTGCAACGTGTTGGCATTCCTCAAGGAAGTATGTTGTCCCCTCTGCTCTGCTCATTATATTATGGACACATGGAAAACAATATACTCGATCCATATATTAGGAAGATTTTTGAATCTGAAAAAGAATTTTTGTCAGCGGAGTCTGATGCTTCTAGTGCTGTCAGTGGGGAGGATGCCTCATCAGGATACCCTAGATATATGATACTTAGATATATTGATGACTTTTTCTTTGTATCAACTTCAAAAAAGCTAGCTTCAGAATTTTTTTCGAGGTTGAACAGAGGATTTTTTGAATATAATTGTACTATGAATGAGGAAAAATTTGGATTGAACTTTGATGTTGGACATATGTTAAAAACTCAAAGATTTTATGTACATGAAGATGGTGCTTCATATGTTTGTTGGAGTGGTTTGCTGATCAATTGCTGCACTTTAGAAGTTCAAGCAGACTATACAAG GTATATGAACATTCTCATTCGAAAAAGAATGAAATCTGTGCATCTTGATTGCAACTTGCATCCAGTTCTAAAACTAAAGAACGGTGAGGTTAAGTGGCTTGGATTGACTGCATTTGTCAAAGTTCTTAAGCGGAAGGAACTGCGCCATAAAGAGTTGTTATCTTTGTTGAAGAATCAATTGCAAATATCTGATTGGCCAGATAATGTATCGTCTGCAATGAAGTACGCAGTTGATGATTCGCATTCTAAATTGATTTGGAAAATCAGGTATTAG